One window from the genome of Amphiprion ocellaris isolate individual 3 ecotype Okinawa chromosome 23, ASM2253959v1, whole genome shotgun sequence encodes:
- the drap1 gene encoding dr1-associated corepressor, translated as MPSKKKKYNARFPPARIKKIMQTDEEIGKVAAAVPVIISRALELFLESLLTKACQVTQSRNAKTMTTSHLKQCIELEQQFDFLKDLVATVPDMQGDGEENHTEGGGEKVPRRGRKPGSGRKNGGAGTKGKDKKLSGTESEQEDDSEDSETDGDEEDGSQSSTNLQAASRFHSSNVPPQYMHMGNMVSMGGMAPAQPPGGMAFAPHPSMMSVVPPPPPPAPHKNEEDDDEDYDS; from the exons ATGCccagcaaaaagaagaaatacaaCGCCAGGTTCCCCCCG GCGAGGATTAAGAAGATTATGCAGACGGATGAAGAAATAGGAAAAGTGGCTGCAGCAGTACCTGTTATTATTT CGAGAGCCCTGGAGCTTTTTTTGGAATCGTTGCTGACAAAGGCCTGTCAAGTCACCCAATCTAGGAATGCAAAGACGATGACAACGTCACATCT AAAGCAGTGTATTGAGCTGGAGCAACAGTTTGATTTCTTAAAAGACCTGGTGGCGACGGTGCCGGACATGCAGGGCGACGGGGAGGAGAACCACACCGAGGGGGGAGGAGAAAAAGTCCCACGCAG GGGTCGCAAACCAGGGTCCGGTCGCAAGAACGGAGGGGCCGGAACCAAAGGCAAGGACAAGAAGTTGTCTGGAACAGAGTCGGAGCAAGAG GACGACTCGGAAGACAGCGAGACAGACGGGGATGAGGAGGATGGCTCTCAGTCGAGCACAAATCTGCAGGCTGCATCCAGGTTCCACAG CTCAAATGTGCCCCCCCAGTACATGCACATGGGCAACATGGTGTCAATGGGCGGCATGGCTCCAGCGCAGCCCCCCGGCGGCATGGCCTTCGCCCCCCACCCGTCCATGATGAGCGTCGTGCCGCCTCCCCCTCCCCCTGCGCCGCACAAAAACGAGGAGGACGATGACGAAGACTATGACTCTTAG
- the c23h11orf68 gene encoding UPF0696 protein C11orf68 homolog: protein MEEEEAPVDGEAGTPFAAETFAAEAIAADMDPWIVFDSRRTPRSEFDGWLESNRPSQVFRFGDEEGGVSPVGWIAVLGPGHCPGGGDVTGLQDSWEKLLSSCRPVSFQTVKELALNHGVLTGKWLMYLDSGFKLDHAWECVARAALDGKISLVKVSPFNPKAEGKQVICAYNQNFTDESEVIRLDSVIRAAGVKCPLSYKPDVYTYLGIYRNNRWKLCPTIYESKFDLECVPRRSHIVNKVTNLEVT, encoded by the coding sequence atggaggaggaagaggcccCTGTAGATGGCGAGGCGGGGACCCCCTTCGCTGCCGAGACGTTTGCGGCCGAGGCCATAGCGGCCGACATGGACCCCTGGATCGTGTTCGATTCCAGAAGAACCCCCAGGTCTGAGTTCGACGGCTGGCTGGAGAGCAACCGGCCCTCGCAGGTGTTCAGGTTCGGCGACGAGGAGGGCGGCGTCAGCCCCGTGGGGTGGATCGCCGTGCTGGGCCCCGGCCACTGCCCCGGCGGGGGGGACGTCACGGGCCTCCAGGACAGCTGGGAGAAACTGTTGTCCAGCTGCCGGCCCGTCAGCTTCCAGACGGTGAAGGAGCTGGCGCTGAACCACGGCGTGCTCACGGGCAAGTGGCTCATGTACCTGGACTCCGGCTTCAAGCTGGACCACGCGTGGGAGTGCGTGGCCAGAGCCGCCCTGGACGGCAAGATCTCGCTGGTCAAAGTCAGCCCCTTTAACCCCAAGGCGGAGGGCAAGCAGGTCATCTGCGCCTACAACCAGAACTTCACCGACGAGAGCGAGGTCATCCGGCTGGATTCGGTCATTCGCGCCGCCGGGGTCAAGTGCCCGCTCTCCTACAAGCCGGACGTGTACACGTACCTGGGGATCTACCGGAACAACCGCTGGAAGCTTTGCCCCACCATTTACGAGAGCAAATTCGACCTGGAGTGTGTGCCCAGGCGGTCGCACATTGTCAACAAAGTTACCAACCTGGAGGTGACATAA